A genomic stretch from Scheffersomyces stipitis CBS 6054 chromosome 6, complete sequence includes:
- a CDS encoding anti-silencing protein 1 has product MSIVSLLGIEVLNNPAKFSDPYEFEITFECLEPLKEDLEWKLTYVGSSRSLDHDQELDSILVGPVPVGINKFLFQADPPSPELIPASELVSVTVILLSCSYADREFVRVGYYVNNEYDSEELRENPPAKVQVDHVVRNILAEKPRVTRFNIVWDNEDDNANEYPPEQQEVDEEDEDEDEEEEEEEEGEEEGEEEDDDEQEEENENETEERPKKKQKTKQSKDDPEEEEDIGENEEEDLEEDLEEDIEDEEEDLEKDNDGAETPRDAVQS; this is encoded by the coding sequence ACTAGGAATTGAGGTGCTCAACAACCCAGCCAAGTTCTCCGATCCATATGAGTTTGAAATCACGTTTGAATGTCTCGAGCCACTTAAAGAGGACTTGGAGTGGAAATTGACCTATGTGGGCTCGTCTCGTTCTCTTGATCACGACCAGGAGCTCGATTCCATCCTCGTTGGGCCTGTTCCTGTTGGAATCAATAAGTTTTTGTTCCAGGCAGATCCTCCCAGTCCGGAATTGATTCCTGCCAGCGAATTGGTTTCTGTCACTGTGATTCTCTTGAGTTGTTCCTATGCTGATAGAGAATTTGTAAGAGTGGGTTACTACGTGAATAACGAGTATGATTCCGAGGAGTTAAGAGAAAACCCTCCTGCCAAAGTACAAGTAGACCATGTGGTGAGAAACATATTGGCCGAAAAGCCTAGAGTCACCAGATTTAACATTGTATGGgacaacgaagacgacaaTGCGAATGAATATCCACCAGAACAACAGGAagtagacgaagaagatgaggacgaagatgaagaagaggaagaggaagaagaaggggaagaagaaggggaagaagaagacgacgatgaacaggaagaagagaatgaaaatgaaacagaagaaaggccaaagaagaagcagaagacGAAACAATCCAAAGATGACcctgaagaagaagaagatataggagaaaatgaagaagaagatttggaagaagatttaGAGGAAGACatagaagacgaagaagaagacttggaaaaggacAATGATGGAGCCGAGACCCCCCGAGACGCGGTCCAAAGCTAA
- the RBP4 gene encoding DNA-binding proteins Bright/BRCAA1/RBP1 and related proteins containing BRIGHT domain gives MAAPHGESRPGLASIPNLQHPSSTNNSDLISITNSNINSTSITSNSNDGSTSKKVRASWYNSRDNNKGKDQDNNDSSSDEDDEDHHNKTPSPKRRFDLDLVGASTPLHVLQGRAANDSISFLSPMNKLNNLHLESDVIEESFQLPEATKDYYTEDEEDEHEDDFSLGDKTITNDTDSDIEFHEIDGIDNDHPGLESSSFASPKFISHRKRLHIDSPSDMVITPNHSDSMRASSFRNSHTHDSNDMSICTNSSLKLGFSSSDSTPCPTQPKRKKLKFKRSSGENAPSVTKTLRNKPMLNLSHSVKTTVSDIAANAVQPPVSSLDESDEFSSSPPRVVFTSSAPGQNNNSTPISQSTPSNSRASTPPCLYQEFGESVNGYKFVKPVGKPQQFSYETPVNNNRTTTVNKLRESYNRREFTPMEVQVEQGTYEIIGEFPMASAGVMDESEPEIHIGDKRINDPYLTTPSATGSDSVKDYRPKRDYRSEYFNQLRLPLPPPNFDNQESLAKEQLQVLVNDKEKVLEFLNLISLEGEDIKELVKNERIRWHPDRWASRFKNNHERVFFDRDIVGNVCQVMNSIIEELFS, from the coding sequence ATGGCGGCCCCCCACGGTGAAAGCCGTCCAGGCCTAGCCTCAATTCCGAATCTACAGCATCCCTCAAGTACGAATAATTCAGATCTCATTAGTATCACCAATTCTAATATCAATAGCACTAGCATTACGAGCAACAGCAACGACGGTAGCACCAGCAAAAAAGTACGGGCGTCATGGTACAATTCACGAGACAATAACAAAGGCAAAGACCAAGACAATAACGACAGTTCGtcagacgaagacgatgaagatcaCCACAACAAAACACCGAGTCCCAAACGAAGGTTTGATCTAGACCTAGTAGGAGCCTCTACACCACTTCATGTTTTGCAGGGAAGAGCAGCCAACGATTCAATTTCGTTTCTCTCCCCtatgaacaagttgaacaatcTTCACTTGGAGCTGGACGTCATAGAAGAGAGTTttcaacttccagaagCTACCAAAGATTACTATActgaggatgaagaagatgaacacGAAGATGACTTTAGCCTCGGAGATAAGACTATAACGAATGATACAGATAGCGATATTGAGTTTCATGAGATTGACGGTATTGACAACGATCATCCTGGACTTGAGTCGTCTTCGTTTGCATCGCCTAAGTTCATATCTCATCGCAAACGTCTCCATATAGATTCGCCTTCTGATATGGTAATTACCCCCAATCACAGCGACTCGATGCGTGCTTCATCATTTCGAAACTCACATACACACGACTCAAACGACATGTCTATTTGTACAAATAGTTCATTGAAGTTGGGCTTCTCCAGCAGTGATTCCACGCCTTGTCCAACTCAACCGAAACGTAAAAAGCTCAAATTCAAGCGTTCCTCGGGAGAAAACGCACCTTCTGTCACGAAAACTTTACGAAACAAACCAATGCTTAATCTCTCGCACTCTGTGAAGACAACGGTTTCGGATATAGCTGCAAATGCTGTTCAACCACCGGTTTCTTCATTAGATGAAAGCGACGAATTCTCCAGCTCTCCGCCTCGAGTAGTCTTCACATCTTCAGCACCTGGCCAGAACAACAATTCTACGCCCATTTCACAGTCTACGCCTTCGAATTCACGAGCTTCTACTCCTCCCTGTTTATATCAAGAATTTGGAGAGTCTGTGAATGGTTACAAGTTCGTGAAACCAGTAGGAAAACCACAACAGTTCAGTTATGAGACGCCggtcaacaacaacagaacTACTACCGTAAACAAGTTGCGCGAATCGTATAATCGCCGAGAGTTTACACCTATGGAAGTACAAGTAGAGCAAGGTACGTATGAGATCATCGGTGAATTTCCTATGGCCTCTGCTGGAGTTATGGACGAGAGCGAGCCGGAAATACATATAGGAGATAAGCGTATAAACGATCCGTATCTCACAACTCCTCTGGCTACGGGTCTGGATTCAGTAAAAGACTATAGACCAAAAAGAGATTACAGGTCGGAGTACTTTAACCAGTTGCGACTCCCGTTGCCTCCTCCTAACTTCGATAACCAGGAGAGTTTGGCTaaagaacaattgcaagtttTAGTGAAcgacaaagaaaaagtcCTTGAGTTTTTaaacttgatttcattaGAAGGCGAAGATATAAAAGAACTCGTCAAAAACGAACGGATTAGATGGCATCCAGATCGATGGGCATCCCGATTTAAGAATAATCATGAAAGGGTTTTCTTTGATCGCGATATTGTCGGTAACGTTTGCCAGGTTATGAATTCAATAATTGAGGAattattttcttga
- a CDS encoding predicted protein (go_component integral to membrane~go_function molecular function unknown), with translation MTYCFCTALGTSHFSQTHLMLFHILSQLNVITTGNDVSSANPDLSFQDITFLTFEAIIEVVIICFAGFVAAKSGLLNTNGQKVISQLNVDLFTPCLVFIKLAPSLSFQKMADIIIIPIFYAVSTGIAFLCSRVVSSFMQLNDPESDFVTAMAVFGNSNSLPVSLTMSLAYTLPDLLWEDIDDDSSDGVASRGILYLLIFQQLGQILRWSWGFNKLLRKRSHQELNTYYTKNGVIQHYHEEELGPDETSSLISAGDRSSSTGSLYINEDSVHAEAPSAAEAAMAALASAKAPEYSKRSKIGHWWYSFVTSTPVASFLSFMNPPLYAMMISVLVASVPFLQNLFFNNKDSFVRNTITNSISQLGSVSIPLILIVLGSNLYPSQDIPPPSKHYKRIVFGSLLSRMILPSFILLPVITLCVKFVKISILDDPIFLIVAFILTISPPAIQLSQISQLNGIYQKEMAGVLFWGYVVLTLPTTIFIVVTSLEVLKWAA, from the exons ATGACTTACTGCTTCTGTACCGCATTGGGCACATCT CACTTCTCCCAGACGCACTTGATGCTCTTCCACATACTATCGCAGCTCAATGTCATAACCACCGGCAACGACGTGTCGTCGGCAAATCCCGACTTGTCCTTTCAGGACATCACCTTCTTGACGTTTGAGGCCATCATCGAGGTGGTCATCATCTGCTTCGCTGGTTTTGTAGCCGCCAAGTCGGGCCTTCTCAACACAAACGGCCAGAAAGTCATTTCGCAGTTGAACGTCGATCTCTTCACGCCATGTTTAGTATTCATCAAATTGGCGCCATCGCTTTCGTTCCAGAAGATGGCCgacatcatcatcatccCTATCTTCTATGCCGTATCCACTGGGATCGCCTTCCTCTGCTCGCGTGTGGTAAGTTCATTCATGCAGCTCAATGACCCAGAGTCTGACTTCGTGACTGCCATGGCCGTGTTTGGTAACTCCAACTCTTTGCCAGTGTCGTTGACGATGTCGCTAGCATACACGTTACCCGACCTACTCTGGGAAGACATTGACGACGACTCGTCTGACGGCGTTGCCTCCAGAGGTATTCTctacttgttgatcttcCAGCAGCTTGGTCAGATCTTGAGGTGGTCATGGggattcaacaagttgttgaggAAAAGGTCCCATCAGGAACTAAACACATACTACACCAAGAACGGTGTCATCCAGCATTATCATGAGGAAGAATTGGGCCCCGACGAAACCAGTAGCTTGATATCTGCAGGTGACCGTCTGTCTTCTACAGGTTCGCTCTACATAAACGAAGACTCAGTGCATGCCGAAGCTCCCTCTGCAGCCGAAGCTGCCATGGCTGCATTGGCATCTGCTAAGGCTCCAGAGTACTCCAAGAGGTCGAAAATCGGTCACTGGTGGTACAGCTTCGTAACTTCGACTCCTGtagcttcttttctttcattCATGAACCCCCCACTTTATGCAATGATGATTTCAGTGTTGGTAGCTTCGGTGCCttttttgcaaaatttgTTCTTTAACAACAAGGACTCGTTCGTACGTAATACTATCACCAACTCTATCAGTCAGTTGGGTTCTGTTTCCATCCCTTTGATCTTGATCGTCTTGGGATCCAACTTGTACCCATCGCAGGATATTCCACCTCCTTCGAAGCATTACAAGCGTATTGTCTTTGGCTCGTTGTTATCGAGAATGATCTTGCCCtctttcatcttgttgCCTGTGATTACATTGTGTGTCAAGTTTGTCAAAATCTCTATTTTGGACGATCCCATCTTTTTGATCGTAGCCTTCATCTTGACGATTTCTCCGCCTGCCATCCAGTTGTCGCAGATCTCGCAATTGAACGGTATCTACCAGAAGGAAATGGCCGGGGTCTTGTTCTGGGGTTATGTCGTGTTGACTTTGCCAACcaccatcttcatcgtcgtcaCCAGCTTGGAAGTGTTAAAATGGGCAGCTTAA
- a CDS encoding predicted protein, translating to MSTYNPRKKADSASNDLPTTGPPSHRAIYNAIHLPTTFNLLRYKHFSSKSFSSRPENPTRSGLPSDPASNSSNTSSNSNSSSQFGSSKYARSMDLMEKQLLNRLNFRTFNSDSILVINAVLALTAYYMRSNCLKAFSNFGSNDPQQIQNYQQFRNFLIKISAKYYGIAIHKLRTMLSRKDYNVTIAIIVSSFMNKISIYEDADLNQSVTFSKGVIGIFNDILSNFKQSNARFLRLFNISNESSYTSANDVSWIINFLVFASKSIFFPTYDPTILLEYNQTLIEYRDILHELNRQGIQPSQHVIFNFNHLFSYTQQLLLFIQSHNTNNINQYPILLYKLLRHWLIILPSKVHVLEYLSDPLEKTLMYLFRTLTKILDNLFPSVIFYFLHTFSGGLSLWYEPNYELDPKIVTPQEMSSFPTPIQHHLIRITIYSVRVCTFFQKRSNILSIFFGDQRLKQELSPQIIQANINEVMIKAFKKTKIRLYHYIHLPNVVQFTKTNVIFDNIQQRFGAKMLYYYNQGHYDHFMSKNSDKSYNNVFKKDSIDPIINFHMNNISQSGFETANDNKRFGSMDGSSSFSSSTTASPPDTGRSVPVSLPFTTTMGSSAPINYYTIFEDNFSSILTKKLSQEYEDLFRSGDNSLFVNPDSAPFLDLQLNPQNRLFFGDNDPLRIAEISTDIIFKRRLQNLFTNTEIYNLIVNLHNTRNRRLSAIMSEPASTISISRQPSVTSTNVQLMESIHHEIEVEHRENIKNVRKRSGSKSKKKISPEESPVEKVQEKLSDVDNFYDDLNEKYFAL from the coding sequence ATGTCAACATATAATCCTAGGAAGAAAGCAGACAGTGCTTCCAACGACCTACCCACGACAGGGCCACCATCTCATCGTGCTATATACAATGCAATTCATCTACCGACAACATTCAATCTATTGCGATACAAACATTTCAGTTCCAAGTCATTTTCTAGTCGGCCGGAAAACCCCACCAGATCAGGACTTCCGTCAGATCCAGCCTCAAATTCATCGAATACTTCACTGAACTCAAATTCGAGTCTGCAATTTGGGTCCAGCAAGTATGCCCGATCGATGGATCTAATGGAGAAGCAATTACTTAATCGGTTGAATTTCAGAACTTTTAATTCAGACTCAATTCTTGTAATTAATGCTGTACTAGCCCTCACAGCTTACTACATGCGCTCAAACTGCTTAAAAGCATTCAGTAATTTTGGATCTAATGATCCacaacaaattcaaaattacCAGCAATTTAGAAACTTTCTCATCAAGATATCTGCAAAGTACTACGGCATTGCCATCCATAAGCTAAGAACAATGCTTTCCAGAAAGGATTATAATGTAACCATCGCGATCATTGTGCTGTCTTTTATGAACAAAATATCCATCTATGAAGATGCTGACTTGAACCAATCAGTTACATTTTCAAAAGGTGTCATAGGCATATTCAATGACATCTTGTCTAACTTCAAACAGTCAAACGCTCGATTTCTCAGATTGTTTAATATATCAAATGAATCGTCATATACCAGTGCGAACGACGTATCTTGGATTATCAATTTCCTAGTGTTTGCTTCGAAGTCGATATTTTTCCCTACATATGACCCAACCATCCTATTGGAATATAACCAAACATTAATTGAATACAGAGACATACTTCATGAACTAAATAGACAGGGAATACAACCGTCCCAACATGTCATATTTAATTTCAACCACCTCTTCAGTTACACCCAACAATTACTCTTGTTTATTCAATCGCATAACACTAATAACATCAACCAATATCCAATTTTACTCTACAAGTTGTTGCGGCATTGGTTGATTATTCTCCCATCAAAAGTTCATGTGCTCGAGTATCTATCCGATCCGTTGGAAAAGACCTTGATGTACTTATTCCGTACTTTAACAAAAATCCTTGATAACCTTTTCCCGTCTGTGATATTCTACTTTTTACATACATTCAGTGGAGGCTTGTCATTATGGTATGAACCTAATTACGAATTAGACCCAAAAATAGTAACCCCACAGGAAATGTCATCATTTCCTACTCCCATTCAACATCACTTGATTAGGATTACTATTTACAGTGTTCGAGTCTGTACATTTTTTCAGAAGCGAAGTAACATATTACTGATCTTTTTTGGGGACCAAAGATTGAAACAAGAATTGTCACCACAAATTATCCAGGCTAACATCAATGAAGTCATGATAAAAGCTTtcaaaaaaacaaaaataaGGCTCTATCATTACATACATTTGCCTAATGTAGTGCAGTTCACAAAGACGAATGTTATCTTTGATAATATACAACAAAGATTCGGTGCCAAGATGCTCTACTACTACAACCAAGGACATTACGACCATTTCATGTCTAAAAATTCGGACAAATCGTATAATAATGTGTTCAAGAAAGACTCGATAGATCCTATCATAAACTTTCATATGAATAATATATCTCAAAGCGGGTTTGAAACTGCCAACGATAACAAGAGATTTGGTAGTATGGACGGATCTAGCTCGTTCTCATCGTCCACTACTGCTTCACCGCCTGATACTGGAAGAAGCGTGCCTGTTTCTCTTCCATTTACAACCACTATGGGAAGTTCTGCACCGATAAACTACTACACTATATTCGAAGATAATTTTTCTCTGAtattgacgaagaaactTAGTCAAGAATATGAAGATTTATTTCGTTCTGGCGATAATTCGCTATTTGTGAATCCAGACAGTGCACCATTCCTCGATTTGCAGCTCAATCCTCAAAACAGGTTATTTTTCGGTGACAACGATCCATTACGAATTGCCGAGATCAGCACTGACATCATTTTCAAAAGACGACTTCAGAATTTGTTCACTAATACAGAAATTTACAATCTCATAGTCAACTTGCACAACACGAGGAATAGAAGACTAAGTGCAATAATGAGCGAACCGGCTTCCACCATAAGTATCTCTCGACAACCTTCTGTGACGTCCACCAATGTCCAATTAATGGAATCCATTCATCATGAGATTGAGGTGGAACATAGAGAAAACATCAAAAATGTCAGGAAACGCAGTGGCTCCAAatcaaaaaagaagatatcTCCTGAAGAGAGTCCCGTCGAAAAAGTCCAAGAGAAGTTGAGCGACGTGGACAATTTCTACGACGACTTGAATGAAAAGTACTTTGCACTTTAG
- the NAF2.2 gene encoding Zn_clus Fungal Zn(2)-Cys(6) binuclear cluster domain (Zn-finger domain highly conserved has 105 hits in genome~go_component nucleus~go_function transcription factor activity; zinc ion binding~go_process regulation of transcription, DNA-dependent): MVSPISSQSSTTPLAQEALSNSPDSINSEDSNENPVQRNELENASANSTSSITQSSLAAAAAEKHLIRRRKHKNSKLGCPNCKKRRVKCTENLPACSNCIKHKVKCGYLDYTEEQLNELRQAKLAQDFDELTTSNVKKSKPKTKSLSAPNKATTVVVPKKAASFATPSIPHSGTGSGAGSINAPESVVTGTGFEGNEFDNDDSNNNNVNNFNNVGVNINNMNNINNNINGNNSSFLRDGYADNMMMVDPTAVDFSNSASSFTMSENSIDFSNPAALNPDSYVAFSNVSTIPPSRVTPAPYASALPNAIRSNTTFTVINGEQIDYQEKLLEVVGILGPSIDNGTCPLPQIRHLYYVWLNSFIYRSYTSEMMFSCLINLTTNYLITNCFINSDSYKKHLPPQGSSTTSSELPWDESHQSQFGDKLSHYARVIKDMRYFLNKNEDPDLCSSVSYILSLMSIYDPEATLNSSNCFRDGLFSILSYNINLTLKRKGDIGIIITTHLKLMKNIARSVYLPGYDPALLIEFQSVLNNFSELIRPVINRVKNYVLSNNLAPVEKLRFVEEKLVDLIDFTDDCINKYIPAIYDNFSDIDKQQELLFDMIYRWVRFFPSRLTVITPASDPLEKVLYLFYKVLKKSLYAIFPQVKFFFLRDFDSPLMLDVFVVIKDVDIFFEYLEHPKTNVLPWELYGQILPELKNMSSYLIRLVTFLQIRVGLLYRYVVYEQVAKEKFPIKDSRAWRDSITDIEGTRQEFNKVIGLKEVPIKSFLKTYIKVENYPRLLQNGEDPSTQGHECIEAEVDFSTLQQSGLLRDDFNIMAAMMKGS; the protein is encoded by the exons ATGGTCTCTCCGATACTGTCGCAGTCAAGTACGACGCCCCTCGCTCAAGAGGCTTTGTCCAATAGTCCCGATAGCATCAATAGCGAAGATAGCAACGAAAACCCAGTTCAGCGGAACGAGCTAGAAAACGCTTCAGCGAACTCTACTTCCAGCATAACTCAAAGTAGCCTCGCAGCTGCTGCGGCCGAGAAACATCTCATCCGTAGACGAAAACACAAAAATTCCAAACTCGGCTGTCCCAACTGtaaaaagagaagagtcAAGTGTACCGAAAACCTTCCGGCATGCTCCAACTGTATCAAACATAAAGTCAAGTGTGGTTACTTGGACTACACGGAAGAGCAGCTCAATGAACTCCGACAAGCCAAACTAGCCCAGGACTTTGATGAACTAACTACTTCG AACGTCAAGAAATCTAAACCGAAGACGAAATCACTTTCGGCTCCTAATAAGGCAACAACGGTCGTAGTTCCAAAGAAGGCTGCGTCGTTCGCAACGCCTTCCATTCCTCACTCAGGCACCGGGTCGGGCGCAGGGTCCATAAATGCTCCAGAGTCCGTTGTGACAGGCACTGGATTTGAAGGCAACGAGTTCGA TAACGACGACTCTAATAACAATAACGttaacaacttcaacaatgtcgGTGTCAACATTAATAACATGAACAACATAAATAACAACATTAATGGTAATAATAGTTCGTTCCTCAGAGATGGGTATGCGGACAACATGATGATGGTAGATCCTACGGCCGTTGACTTCTCTAATTCGGCCTCTTCGTTCACTATGTCAGAGAACTCGATCGACTTCTCAAACCCAGCAGCCTTGAATCCCGACAGCTATGTAGCATTTTCCAACGTATCGACTATACCTCCATCACGAGTAACTCCAGCTCCGTACGCCTCAGCTTTGCCAAATGCAATCAGGTCGAATACTACATTCACTGTTATTAATGGAGAGCAAATCGACTACCAAGAGAAGCTCTTGGAGGTCGTTGGGATCTTGGGTCCGTCTATCGATAACGGAACTTGCCCATTGCCGCAGATCCGCCACTTGTACTACGTGTGGTTGAACTCGTTTATATATAGATCGTATACATCCGAGATGATGTTCAGTTGCTTGATCAATTTAACGACAAACTACCTCATCACAAACTGTTTCATCAACTCCGACTCGTACAAGAAACATTTGCCTCCTCAAGGCTCTTCTACGACTTCGTCTGAATTGCCGTGGGATGAATCCCACCAATCGCAGTTTGGCGACAAGCTATCG CACTACGCTAGAGTTATCAAGGACATGCGttacttcttgaacaagaatgaGGACCCAGATTTGTGCTCAAGTGTCTCGTACATTCTTAGTTTGATGTCAATCTACGATCCAGAGGCTACACTTAATAGTTCCAACTGTTTCAGAGACGGACTTTTCAGCATTTTGTCGtacaacatcaacttgacGTTGAAACGTAAAGGCGACATAGGTATAATCATTACAACGCAtctcaagttgatgaagaacatCGCCAGATCGGTGTACTTGCCGGGATATGATCCAGCTCTTTTAATTGAATTCCAGTCtgtcttgaacaactttAGTGAGTTGATCAGACCAGTCATCAACAGAGTCAAAAATTACGTACTCAGCAATAACCTAGCTCCTGTTGAGAAGTTGCGATTTGTTGAGGAGaaacttgttgatttgaTCGACTTCACCGACGACTGTATCAACAAGTATATTCCTGCTATATACgacaatttttcagacatCGACAAACAGCAGGAGTTGTTGTTTGACATGATCTACAGGTGGGTCAGATTCTTTCCTTCGCGGCTAACAGTGATCACGCCTGCCTCCGATCCGTTGGAAAAGGTGCTCTATTTGTTCTAcaaggtgttgaagaagtcactCTATGCCATTTTTCCCCAagtcaagttcttcttcttgcgTGACTTCGACAGTCCGCTCATGTTAGATGTCTTTGTAGTGATCAAGGATGTAGACATATTCTTCGAATACTTGGAACACCCAAAAACGAACGTGTTGCCTTGGGAGTTGTATGGCCAAATTTTGCctgagttgaagaacatgtCGTCGTACTTGATCAGATTGGTCACGTTTTTGCAGATTCGTGTTGGTTTGTTGTACAGGTATGTGGTGTATGAACAAGTAGCAAAGGAAAAGTTCCCTATCAAAGATTCCCGCGCCTGGAGAGATTCAATCACCGATATTGAGGGAACGAGACAAGAGTTCAATAAGGTCATTGGACTCAAGGAAGTGCCGATTAAGTCGTTTCTTAAGACCTACATCAAGGTAGAGAACTATCCAAGGCTTCTCCAGAATGGCGAAGATCCATCCACTCAGGGCCACGAATGTATTGAAGCAGAAGTAGATTTCCTGACGCTTCAGCAGAGTGGTCTTTTGAGAGACGATTTCAACATCATGGCAGCTATGATGAAAGGTAGTTAG